In Vigna unguiculata cultivar IT97K-499-35 chromosome 3, ASM411807v1, whole genome shotgun sequence, a single genomic region encodes these proteins:
- the LOC114176233 gene encoding UDP-glucose 4-epimerase GEPI48-like isoform X1, translating to MATIMVSGGAGYIGSHTVLQLLHAGYKVLAVDNFDNSSPVAVSRVKELAGNLAKNFSFVELDLRNKDALDKVFAKQKFDAVIHFAGLKAVGESVHKPLIYFDNNLIGTIILFQVMAAHGCKKLVFSSSATVYGWPKEVPCTEEFPLKTTNPYGRTKLIIEEMCRDLHGSDSDWKIILLRYFNPVGAHPSGFIGEDPRGIPNNLMPFVQQVAVGRLPALTVFGNDYKTCDGTGVRDFIHVVDLADGHIAALRKLDDPKIGCEVYNLGTGKGTSVLEMVKAFEKASGKKIPLSMGDRRPGDAEIVYASTNKAEKELNWKAKHDIHDMCRDQWNWASKNPYGYGKSGDSSK from the exons ATGGCAACTATTATGGTTAGCGGTGGTGCCGGGTACATTGGCAGCCACACCGTCCTCCAGCTCCTCCACGCCGGTTACAAAGTATTGGCCGTCGACAACTTCGACAACTCCTCCCCAGTCGCCGTATCCAGAGTCAAGGAGCTCGCCGGAAATTTGGCAAAGAACTTTTCCTTTGTCGAG TTAGACTTGCGGAACAAAGATGCGCTGGATAAAGTTTTTGCAAAACAAAA GTTTGATGCTGTCATACATTTTGCTGGGCTGAAAGCAGTCGGTGAAAGTGTGCACAAACCACTAATATACTTTGACAACAACTTGATTGGGACAATAATTCTATTTCAAGTCATGGCTGCCCATGGATGCAAGAAG CTTGTGTTCTCATCTTCAGCAACTGTATATGGCTGGCCAAAGGAGGTTCCATGTACCGAAGAATTCCCTTTGAAAACGACAAACCCATATGGAAGGACCAAG CTTATCATCGAAGAGATGTGTCGTGATCTCCACGGTTCGGATTCAGATTGGAAAATTATACTGTTGAGATACTTTAATCCAGTTGGTGCGCATCCTAGTGGTTTTATTGGTGAGGACCCTCGTGGAATTCCGAACAATCTCATGCCCTTTGTTCAACAAGTGGCAGTTGGCAGACTCCCTGCACTGACAGTTTTTGGAAACGATTATAAAACATGTGACGGCACTGGA gttCGCGATTTCATTCATGTTGTTGACTTAGCAGATGGGCACATTGCTGCTTTGCGTAAACTGGATGATCCTAAAATAG GTTGTGAAGTTTATAACTTGGGAACAGGAAAAGGAACATCAGTTTTGGAGATGGTAAAGGCTTTTGAAAAGGCCTCTGGAAAG AAAATTCCACTTTCAATGGGTGATCGTAGACCTGGAGATGCTGAAATTGTTTATGCTTCAACGAACAAAGCGGAAAAAGAACTTAATTGGAA GGCTAAACACGACATCCATGATATGTGTCGGGATCAATGGAACTGGGCTAGCAAAAACCCTTATGGCTATGGTAAATCTGGAGATTCCTCTAAGTga
- the LOC114176233 gene encoding UDP-glucose 4-epimerase GEPI48-like isoform X2, whose protein sequence is MSVSQLVRQLDLRNKDALDKVFAKQKFDAVIHFAGLKAVGESVHKPLIYFDNNLIGTIILFQVMAAHGCKKLVFSSSATVYGWPKEVPCTEEFPLKTTNPYGRTKLIIEEMCRDLHGSDSDWKIILLRYFNPVGAHPSGFIGEDPRGIPNNLMPFVQQVAVGRLPALTVFGNDYKTCDGTGVRDFIHVVDLADGHIAALRKLDDPKIGCEVYNLGTGKGTSVLEMVKAFEKASGKKIPLSMGDRRPGDAEIVYASTNKAEKELNWKAKHDIHDMCRDQWNWASKNPYGYGKSGDSSK, encoded by the exons ATGTCTGTTTCACAATTAGTGCGACAA TTAGACTTGCGGAACAAAGATGCGCTGGATAAAGTTTTTGCAAAACAAAA GTTTGATGCTGTCATACATTTTGCTGGGCTGAAAGCAGTCGGTGAAAGTGTGCACAAACCACTAATATACTTTGACAACAACTTGATTGGGACAATAATTCTATTTCAAGTCATGGCTGCCCATGGATGCAAGAAG CTTGTGTTCTCATCTTCAGCAACTGTATATGGCTGGCCAAAGGAGGTTCCATGTACCGAAGAATTCCCTTTGAAAACGACAAACCCATATGGAAGGACCAAG CTTATCATCGAAGAGATGTGTCGTGATCTCCACGGTTCGGATTCAGATTGGAAAATTATACTGTTGAGATACTTTAATCCAGTTGGTGCGCATCCTAGTGGTTTTATTGGTGAGGACCCTCGTGGAATTCCGAACAATCTCATGCCCTTTGTTCAACAAGTGGCAGTTGGCAGACTCCCTGCACTGACAGTTTTTGGAAACGATTATAAAACATGTGACGGCACTGGA gttCGCGATTTCATTCATGTTGTTGACTTAGCAGATGGGCACATTGCTGCTTTGCGTAAACTGGATGATCCTAAAATAG GTTGTGAAGTTTATAACTTGGGAACAGGAAAAGGAACATCAGTTTTGGAGATGGTAAAGGCTTTTGAAAAGGCCTCTGGAAAG AAAATTCCACTTTCAATGGGTGATCGTAGACCTGGAGATGCTGAAATTGTTTATGCTTCAACGAACAAAGCGGAAAAAGAACTTAATTGGAA GGCTAAACACGACATCCATGATATGTGTCGGGATCAATGGAACTGGGCTAGCAAAAACCCTTATGGCTATGGTAAATCTGGAGATTCCTCTAAGTga
- the LOC114174933 gene encoding uncharacterized protein LOC114174933 — MLSDVSAMTLNLCTPCFSRVLHHPSSSLPKLSETCVNHAANTNSPSPSLFFTTPSLSNLSRFLNSKASVSESHNETSDDTANILDQQLLLQVAANAKDADEALQIIADNSSRNGGFVSTSDCCSVISAALNRNNPELALSIFYAMRASLHPVDDSGPLAARWKWSRPNANVYALLIQGLAAVLRVSDALRVIKYICEVGVSPGEEVRFGKVVKCPSCRIAVGVAQPQQGIQIVSCSKCRYQYELVSGDIVSIESEEISMDISAWERGLRYVKLRKQNIPSAVHSIVVRTPSGMARTHRFATETVDLPAQEGERVTVAVAAPSNVYRKVGPFKFSPRNPDFYPGEAMCITKHKDGRESLLLRAPRKENSSLLKPSFLFPLIALLATGDAASGLIDPGLPQLLSVVAVSTLVVGSTLNTVVLPQFNQLPQKSVDAVAIKQRLLSQYDVLLSRINDLKEAAEKEIWMLARMCQLENKISAVGEPAYRNRRSKVKRVRESLQNSLRGRIELIDSYARISSMIEIEVEMETDVLAAETASNMDSISEQIEQIMELENLEEGWKIQAEANDEAERLLSSQPMPLDEV; from the exons ATGCTTTCTGACGTTTCTGCTATGACTCTAAATCTCTGCACTCCATGCTTCTCTCGCGTACTCCATCacccttcttcttctctccccAAACTCTCCGAAACCTGCGTCAACCACGCCGCCAACACCAACTCGCCTTCTCCCTCTCTATTTTTCACCACTCCCTCTCTTTCCAACCTTTCGCGATTCCTTAATTCCAAAGCCTCCGTCAGCGAGAGCCACAATGAAACCTCCGACGATACCGCCAACATACTCGACCAACAGCTCCTCCTCCAAGTCGCTGCCAACGCCAAAGACGCCGACGAGGCCTTGCAGATTATCGCCGACAATTCCTCCCGGAACGGCGGCTTCGTTTCCACCTCTGACTGCTGCTCCGTCATATCCGCTGCGCTTAACCGCAACAATCCTGAACTCGCTCTTTCCATCTTCTACGCCATGCGCGCCAGTTTACATCCAG TTGACGATAGTGGCCCTCTGGCTGCGAGATGGAAGTGGTCGCGGCCAAATGCAAATGTTTATGCACTGTTGATTCAGGGTTTAGCGGCGGTGTTAAGGGTTTCTGACGCTCTTAGAGTGATTAAGTATATTTGTGAGGTCGGCGTTTCACCTGGTGAGGAG GTACGTTTTGGGAAGGTAGTGAAATGTCCTAGTTGTCGGATTGCTGTTGGTGTTGCACAGCCACAACAAGGTATTCAG ATAGTATCATGTTCCAAGTGTCGCTACCAATACGAACTTGTTTCAGGTGACATAGTCAGTATTGAATCAGAAGAAATCAG CATGGACATATCGGCGTGGGAAAGGGGGTTAAGATACGTGAAACTGAGGAAGCAAAACATTCCCTCTGCTGTTCACTCTATTGTG GTGCGGACCCCTTCTGGTATGGCTCGCACTCATAGATTTGCAACTGAAACAGTTGATCTGCCAGCCCAAGAAGGAGAAAGGGTAACTGTTGCTGTGGCAGCTCCATCAAATGTATATAGAAAGGTGGGCCCCTTTAAATTCAGTCCAAGGAACCCTGATTTCTATCCCGGGGAAGCTATGTGCATAACAAAGCACAAAGATGGGCGGGAATCACTACTGTTAAGAGCcccaagaaaagaaaattcatcATTGCTGAAACCCTCATTCCTTTTTCCACTTATCGCTTTGTTGGCCACCGGGGATGCTGCCTCTGGACTTATTGACCCTGGCCTTCCCCAGTTACTATCAGTTGTTGCAGTTTCAACCCTTGTTGTTGGGTCTACGTTGAACACCGTTGTTCTTCCCCAGTTTAATCAG CTTCCACAGAAGTCAGTAGATGCAGTTGCGATCAAGCAACGACTATTATCTCAATATGATGTTCTTCTGTCTCGCATCAATGACCTCAAAGAAGCAGCTGAAAAAGAG ATTTGGATGCTAGCTCGAATGTGCCAACTTGAGAACAAAATTTCAGCTGTTGGAGAACCTGCTTATCG GAATCGGAGAAGTAAAGTCAAGAGGGTGCGAGAGAGTCTGCAAAACTCCCTTAGAGGACGGATTGAACTGATTGACAGCTATGCTAGG ATTTCCTCAATGATTGAAATCGAAGTGGAGATGGAGACTGATGTTCTTGCTGCTGAAACTGCTAGTAATATG GACAGTATCTCAGAACAGATAGAACAAATCATGGAGCTTGAAAATTTGGAGGAG GGATGGAAAATTCAAGCAGAAGCCAATGATGAGGCTGAAAGACTTCTTAGTTCCCAGCCCATGCCTCTGGACGAAGTTTGA
- the LOC114178565 gene encoding RING-H2 finger protein ATL20-like, giving the protein MATSLILCSFCLLLFHLQTTRANNNQHPNCDTFRCGGVDILFPFGLKQSNQDPRCSYFPVPSFQLSCINRTQTVIDIPGFGNLVVKNIDYDSQSIQVNDPNGCLPKRFLHNWNLSGSPFILNPRIYGSSPFNLTFMRCPSNVTGSSQFPPLMPISCLSDNNRNYSVIASWSQPIVSSTMMPELCQVMSHSLVPLPVLDMPMWPFWPDLNTDIELVWTEPRCGDCALSGQVCGFSDKKNQSLRVGCFPGDSGKGLSRSAKYGLTIGVGIPGLLCLIGISCFVCGKFRRLSHRRRGTHLPMSISLQPVPFAAGLDGATIEKYPKTLIGESGRLLKPSDNTCSICLSEYEPKETLRSIPECDHYFHADCIDEWLRLNATCPLCRKSPETSTASFSSSSPASSSFSSPQ; this is encoded by the exons CGGTGTAGACATTCTCTTCCCTTTCGGTTTGAAACAATCCAACCAAGATCCTCGCTGCAGCTATTTCCCAGTTCCAAGCTTCCAACTTTCTTGCATCAACCGCACACAAACAGTTATAGACATCCCAGGTTTCGGGAACCTCGTCGTCAAAAACATCGACTACGACTCCCAAAGCATCCAAGTCAACGACCCCAATGGATGTCTCCCAAAACGGTTCTTACACAACTGGAACCTTTCGGGTTCACCTTTTATTTTGAACCCCAGGATTTATGGATCGTCTCCCTTCAACCTCACTTTCATGCGTTGCCCCTCAAACGTCACGGGCTCGTCTCAGTTCCCTCCGTTAATGCCGATTTCGTGCCTTAGCGACAACAACCGAAACTATTCGGTGATAGCTTCGTGGTCGCAACCTATTGTGTCGTCAACGATGATGCCGGAACTGTGTCAAGTAATGTCTCATTCTCTTGTTCCTCTCCCTGTGTTGGACATGCCCATGTGGCCCTTCTGGCCCGATCTCAACACAGACATTGAATTGGTGTGGACCGAACCCAGGTGCGGCGATTGTGCACTCAGTGGTCAAGTTTGTGGGTtctctgataaaaaaaatcaaagtctTCGAGTTGGGTGCTTCCCTGGGGACTCCGGCAAAG GTCTTTCGAGGAGTGCAAAATACGGGTTAACCATTGGAGTGGGAATACCAGGTCTGTTATGCTTAATCGGGATTTCGTGCTTTGTCTGCGGCAAGTTTAGGAGGCTGAGCCACCGTCGACGTGGCACGCATCTTCCCATGAGCATTTCCCTGCAACCCGTTCCTTTTGCGGCGGGTCTTGACGGTGCCACCATTGAAAAGTACCCGAAAACTCTGATCGGAGAGAGTGGTCGGTTATTGAAGCCCAGCGACAACACCTGCTCAATCTGCCTCTCAGAATATGAACCCAAAGAGACGCTAAGGAGCATTCCGGAATGTGACCACTATTTTCACGCAGATTGCATCGACGAGTGGCTCAGGTTGAACGCCACCTGCCCCCTCTGCCGGAAATCCCCGGAAACATCCACggcttccttttcttcttcctctcccgcttcctcctccttctcctctccaCAATAG